A region from the Chrysoperla carnea chromosome 4, inChrCarn1.1, whole genome shotgun sequence genome encodes:
- the LOC123298245 gene encoding ADP-ribosylation factor-like protein 4C, with amino-acid sequence MGANMGKNSSLLDALPSTQSTLHVVMLGLDSAGKTTALYRLKFDQYLNTVPTIGFNCEKVKGQVGKAKGVNFLVWDVGGQEKLRPLWKSYTRCTDGIVFVLDSVDIERIEEAKMELMRTVKSPDNAGVPILVLANKQDLPGAKEPRDLEKLLGLHELGGSTQHTWHVQPACAITGDGLHEGMEVLYEMILKRRKLAKMVKKKAR; translated from the coding sequence ATGGGGGCAAACATGGGAAAGAATTCATCGTTATTAGACGCTTTACCAAGCACACAAAGTACATTACATGTTGTAATGCTGGGCTTGGATTCAGCGGGTAAAACAACAGCATTATATCGTTTAAAATTCGATCAGTATTTAAATACAGTGCCAACAATTGGTTTTAATTGTGAAAAAGTGAAAGGTCAAGTGGGTAAAGCAAAAGGTGTGAATTTTTTAGTGTGGGATGTTGGTGGTCAAGAGAAATTACGACCATTGTGGAAAAGTTATACACGGTGTACGGACGGTATTGTGTTTGTATTAGACAGTGTAGACATTGAACGTATTGAAGAAGCTAAAATGGAATTAATGCGTACAGTGAAATCACCGGATAATGCTGGCGTACCAATATTGGTGTTAGCGAATAAACAAGACTTACCGGGTGCGAAAGAACCACgcgatttggaaaaattattaggaTTACATGAGTTGGGTGGTAGTACACAGCATACATGGCATGTGCAACCAGCGTGTGCTATCACCGGTGATGGGTTACATGAAGGTATGGAAGTATTATATGAAATGATCTTAAAACGACGTAAACTTGCAAAAATGGTTAAGAAAAAGGCCAGATAG